The following are from one region of the Hydrogenophaga sp. BPS33 genome:
- a CDS encoding Bug family tripartite tricarboxylate transporter substrate binding protein — MTTPFRPNRRQFAALTAGAAATAVLPSLHAQTAAWPTKPVRLVLGFAPGGGSDVMARVLSQPMSDLLGQPVIVENRPGASGNIATVDVARAPADGYTLLFAPTTQITTSPHIFKMAIDPAKDLIPIASVGRYPLHLVSRTGLPFKTFQEFLAYGRANPDKMSFASTGSGTVPHLVAEAMLKQAGIRATHVPYKGSGPALQAMLTGEVDFVIDPGVAFPHVRSGKLLLLATAGSKRIPQFPEVPMMKEAGLPKMDFYSWVGVYAPIGTPAAAMARISDVLSKTVNTPAVMEKFAGASAEGIYLNTPDFNSMIQGELQVFPALVKELNIKADT, encoded by the coding sequence ATGACCACTCCGTTTCGCCCCAACCGCCGCCAGTTCGCTGCCTTGACCGCTGGTGCGGCCGCCACAGCGGTGCTGCCTTCGCTGCACGCGCAGACTGCCGCATGGCCGACCAAGCCGGTGCGCCTCGTCCTCGGTTTCGCACCCGGTGGCGGGTCCGACGTGATGGCGCGCGTGCTCTCCCAGCCGATGAGCGACCTGCTGGGCCAGCCCGTCATCGTCGAAAACCGGCCCGGTGCCAGCGGCAACATCGCCACCGTGGACGTGGCGCGCGCACCGGCCGATGGCTACACGTTGTTGTTCGCGCCCACCACGCAAATCACGACCAGTCCGCACATCTTCAAGATGGCAATCGACCCCGCGAAAGACCTGATTCCGATCGCCTCGGTGGGTCGCTACCCGCTGCACCTGGTGTCGCGCACGGGTCTGCCGTTCAAGACCTTCCAGGAGTTCCTGGCGTATGGCCGCGCCAATCCGGACAAGATGAGCTTTGCCTCCACCGGCTCCGGCACCGTGCCGCATCTGGTGGCCGAAGCAATGCTGAAGCAGGCCGGCATCCGCGCGACGCACGTGCCCTACAAGGGCTCCGGTCCGGCGCTGCAAGCCATGCTCACCGGCGAGGTGGATTTCGTGATCGATCCCGGCGTGGCCTTCCCGCATGTGCGCAGCGGCAAGCTGCTGCTGCTGGCCACCGCAGGCAGCAAGCGCATTCCGCAATTTCCAGAGGTGCCCATGATGAAGGAAGCGGGCTTGCCGAAGATGGACTTTTATTCCTGGGTGGGCGTGTATGCACCGATCGGCACCCCGGCCGCCGCCATGGCGCGCATCTCCGACGTGCTCTCCAAAACCGTCAACACCCCTGCGGTGATGGAGAAATTTGCGGGCGCCAGCGCCGAAGGCATTTACCTGAACACCCCAGACTTCAATTCGATGATCCAGGGAGAGCTGCAGGTGTTCCCCGCGCTCGTGAAGGAACTCAACATCAAGGCCGACACGTGA